Genomic window (Notolabrus celidotus isolate fNotCel1 chromosome 15, fNotCel1.pri, whole genome shotgun sequence):
aaaactgcagttcctcaaatgtccacttgaggctggctgcgaaAGCCAAGAAAACCCCATaaggtcccatgttaaaatgccaattttttacatcagaataaaacatgtgtacagcctggtacaaaaatcaTACAAccattatatatacatactGTAACAGGGGATAATTGATTTATTACCATTTGgattatatttagatttagagtAATGCAACCATTTGCTTAATAAGGGGTGTGCTTGAGTTGACAGACAAATGGGTGTGTTGCAATTGTTAGCCAGGACGCTTAAGGCCCAGCCCCAAttttatctctctgtttctaAATTGTGAAAAGGCAAGTTgcgttagcatttccaatatggtgaccgccatacttaggcttcataacacctTCTCAAAAACCATATATGGAGCAAGGTTAGCTATGACCCTGGTTTTCTGTGCTTAtgataagctaagctaacctgaTGCAACAAAATTGATCAATCTTGCCAACCGTTTTGCAGCATGAAACCAAATGAGAATCCATTTTAACATGTGAAGATTTTCTTACGCGTGTATGTTGGAAcacatttgatttttaagttGCACCAGTAAGTTCATAACCATaactattaaaataaatgaaatggtgATATGTGATCATGACCATGTGGTTTGTAAACTTTAGCACCAGCACACTTCATCTTGTGGTTGTCTCGCTTCTTCTGTCTTCAGTGCATGCAGTGTATGAGGATGTGAAAGCTGAAGCAATGGAGAGCCTGACAAAACTGGTTCGTAACAGAAGGAACCTCCCCGTCTTGTCTGTGCCTCAGTTCAAACGCGTGCCAGATTTCTGGGGATGGTACAAGTACTTCATGGACAGCCACAACCAGGAGGGAGTGAGTGGAGTTTGTTTCACATTAATTATTCAGTTTCTCCCAGATGGGACTCTGAACCACAacttgtttttcctcttcaaaaTGAGGCAACAATCGAgttcctctctttctgttttgatCATAGATGCACTCAAAAGTTTTTGCCCAAACATACagattgaaacttcttcttgatgtaGGCTCCTTATTTTTTCAGAgaaataaatactttatttcTCAGGCCATGATTATGTTAAAGTATTAATATGTCATTGCCCTCTCTGCAATGCAAGTCATGTTCCAGCAGAGTGAAAGCTCTGTGGCTTCAGAGTCAGCAGTGTGGTTTGAGtaagaaaacacagagcagaaaaaagtacATGCATTCCTCCTCAGAGGGTTGGAGTTGTTCTTCTATCAAGGGCTTTGTTTAAATTTTAACAGTTCTATTTTTATCTGAGCTCTGTATGGCATGTAAATGATATGGATTCAGAGCACATTTGTTCATTCTgggttcctctctctgtctttcagttAGAGGATCTGGATCGTCTGTACATGGCCTTCCTGCAGAACAAGCACAAGGCAGAAGAGGGTCCTAACGTCAATCTTTACCTCAAGCACCTCAGTGAAATCTACAAAAGCTGTGCCGACTCTGATGACCCAGAGTGCATTGCTGAGTCCACCAGCAAGCCAAAGGCTGCCTTGATGATGCCCGCCCCCATTAAGTCTGCTGCCGTCAGGATGTGCAacccttaccttgacccctactgcctcttccccctcctcccccaggTGGCtgagcctgagccagctccagctccagccaAGGTCCCAGCCCCCATCCTCACCCCGTTCCTGCCCATGCCCCTGAAGAGCCCCACCGGCTTCTACTACTACGCCCCCGTCCTGGAGCCCTTCCTGAGTGCTGAGCAGAAGACTGAGCTGCTGAGAATCTGCAATCCTGAAGATGTGGAGTGTCTGCAGTATCACCTGAGGGCGGCTTACGGCTACCGCCCGGCTCCTGGCCCTGCCCCATCCTACGCTGCCCTCAAGTGTGACCCCAAGAACCCCTACTGCATGCCAACTCTGGTCCAAAAGGCTCCTACCGGCTTCTACCACCTGGTGTACCCCGGCTGTGACCCAGCAGTCGATCCTCTGTGTGTGACCAACGTCGCTGCTCCTGCTCCCCTTGCCGCAGAGGAGGCTCCCAAAGAGCAACAATGCAACCCTCTCTTCGACGCTGGCTGCAACCCCCTCACCGCCACCAAGCTGTCCGGCCTCACCAAGCCTGTGTTTGAGTACGCCCAAAAAGACGAGcctgcacctcctcctgctcctctgtcctGCGACCCCCGTGTTGACCCATACTGCATACTAGCAGCAGCCGCTGCCCTGCGCAAGCCCGCTCCACAGATCCCCGAACACCAGGTCTGAGAAGTCCTGTTTCTAGGATTACATAGTTCAATATTTTGACGCATCTAGTTTAATCTTGCTTGTTAAATTGTTCTAttaatgttttcttccttttattttgtttattaaatgaTGTAGTGAAATGAAATAGGTGTTGCATGATGCTTTCACTTGCTATCTTCTCTTGCATCTGTTttggacaaaaacacaaatcaatTGATCAACCAACCAGGTCCGCTACAAGCTTGGCGTCCCCGGCAAGACCAAGGAGGGCCACGACTGCTATGTGCACTATGACAAAGACTGCACCCCGGTGAAGTCTGGCTCTGAGGCCAAGGCCAACATCAAAGCTCCAGCCAAGCCTGCCTGCCATCCGTTCGACCCCAACTGTGGAAAGTTTGCTCAACCTTCTGGCGTCATGGCTCCAAAGCTCAGCAAGGATGGTATAATCCTGCCTGACCCAGACTGCGACCCCGAGATCGACTACAACTGTCGCCTGCGCCGCGCTGAGCCTGCAGAAGCTGCTGATGAGcccgccgctgctgctgctgctgaggagaaAGCTGCTGATGAGCCTGCCAAGGAAGCTGCTGTTCCACATTTTGAAGACTTCCTCAGAGGCATCATGAGGCAGCACAAGTAGATTTAAGAAATAACAGCatcaacagctgaaacaagatCTCCTTTCCAGAGATGGAGCTCACTTTGAAGTTgcaattttttatatatttcatggACCACACTTTTCCAAAATATCATTAAGTCTTAACAAAGAGATCAAATCAATCATATTCTTTTTATGAAAAGGGGTCTATGAAAGGGAAACAATTCCACTGGGCCTGCTAACTCATCACAGCATTATGTGAAACTTGTGGATTAAACACttcatgtatgtatgtttgtagaAAAGAGCTGTATGTATAAATGTGTGATAGTTTAGGGGTAGTTTGAATTTGTGTCATTGGGCAAAAATTTCTCTCTGTTGTACATTCTGTGTTTCCATTTGAATTATCCAGTGTATTTAATGTTGTTTACCACATTTTCCTCTGTATCTCTGAAACTCATGTAACTTCTTCTGTGTAGTTTTTATAaagttataaataaaaagaagatttataaactttgaaatgttttctcTCAAACTAAAACCATTTGCGCACTGACCCATCTGCCCGGCAGCTTTGGAAAAAAGTTTCCAACCTTCTGATTATAGTAAAAACATCAATACTTCTAAAAACATTTCTAACTATGTCAGAGGGAGTCTACTCTTTTTATGCTTCCTGTATTCCATCACAGCAATCCTCTGATGTATAACTAACATGTAGCAGTATTTCAGCCTCAATGTGCCAGATGGTATGATGCACACATACCAGTTTATGCTCCAGCATAAAAAACGGTTACTGCTGCTACATCTGCACATTTTATATTCAGACATAATCACTAAAGAGATGATTATAACGATAGACCCCTTATGAATTATAAATGCataaatgaacatttaaatacatttgcaGAAATAGACAGTAAATGCAATTGAGAGGGGGCTGGCATGCAATTAAAGTCTGGAAGCCTCAAAGTCAGTGTCTATTCATCATGTCTGTCCATGCATTGAGATTCAGGATAATGACCAGAAGATTTCAGCTCTTTGCAGCAAGAGAAACAGAAGTGTGCAGACATGCTGGCAGATTTATCAGTCTGCATCAAGTAGCACCGTGCAGtgctgagaaatgaagccaatgtggaactGCAACAAATATGTAGGTCTTCAAGTGTCCACAGCctggtttacatttttttgtgggGGGTATGTGGCTCATTTGTTTATTCAAACCTTGCCTAGGAGATTTTTCCTTATAGCACTCAAGATAACATGAGGAGTGAGAGCAGTACTTGAAGTAGCATTGTTCTGGCACCTCTGAGTTTAATGAAaggtgggtgtgttgtagctgCACTTCAGGAGACTCAATGCCTGACTCAACTCCATCTCTTCACCTGTGTCTAGGTTAATTAAAaaattaggttgagtcagcttttccaatatggcaactcAACTCAAGTTCATttcagcacctttcatacataaaagcatgtggcccaaagtgcttcacaaaagaacagagagacagaaaacaacagaaatgggtaaaatgataaaagactaaaacaagaaagGAGATGGTGATCAtgaaaaatacttgaaaataaaataaaaccaatacagtaaaatcaataaaataagtaagtatagaaagctaaattaaaaatcagttgaagataaaaaaaaagttcacataaatacaagaaataaatagataactaaataaataagatgaatacatgttattaaaacaatgattataataatgcagtccatggctaaaaataaatgactccaaattgaaagctagattaaaatagttagtcttaagtttacttttaaaaacacccagagagcttgctcttttgatgtccagaggcaaagttccacagttttggtgcataaaCTGTCAACGTTGGGCTTCAAAACGTCTCTCCATAGATACACCAATCATATACAGCCTATGGGTTGAAATTCAGGCTCGACCCTGCTGTAAGCTAACTGCTAATGCTTGCGATCTAACATATTATCATACACAACCTTAGCTCCAAAACATAAAGTACAGCTTAAACTGATGGCGATATCATCAGTTCTGCAGGACTTCAGTCTTTATTCAAAGTACAGGAGCAACACAGTCATCCAACATCTCTAGAGTAGCACAGCTAGCGTGCTAACCAACTCAACAACAgtctgctgtgtttcctgttttgttttggattACATGTTTCTTGTGTGTCTGATTTAGTTTCACTTCccgcccttgtgtgtttccctccagttgTAATTGCACCCTGATtgttttcacctgtgtcttgtcacacctgtgttgattaccctgtgtatttagtttctgtgTGTCTCCTTTCATTGTGAGTCTTACCGGTATATCTTCCCATGGGTTGAAGTGATTACTGTGCTTTTGTCTTTTGGATTGTTTGGTTGGACTTTGTCATAGTAAGTTTTCGTTTATTTCTTTACCTCGTTTTGTTCTTTTaccaaatattacattttcttcAAATAGGTCCTCCTTTGTTTTGTAGCCCAATCATGACACTCCTGAAAGCAATAGGCACTTTAGTTGTGCTATCC
Coding sequences:
- the and2 gene encoding actinodin2; this translates as MARIGRPSFFLIHTGFLLAIVLLPEFLGAVPLEQNKEEEVHAVYEDVKAEAMESLTKLVRNRRNLPVLSVPQFKRVPDFWGWYKYFMDSHNQEGLEDLDRLYMAFLQNKHKAEEGPNVNLYLKHLSEIYKSCADSDDPECIAESTSKPKAALMMPAPIKSAAVRMCNPYLDPYCLFPLLPQVAEPEPAPAPAKVPAPILTPFLPMPLKSPTGFYYYAPVLEPFLSAEQKTELLRICNPEDVECLQYHLRAAYGYRPAPGPAPSYAALKCDPKNPYCMPTLVQKAPTGFYHLVYPGCDPAVDPLCVTNVAAPAPLAAEEAPKEQQCNPLFDAGCNPLTATKLSGLTKPVFEYAQKDEPAPPPAPLSCDPRVDPYCILAAAAALRKPAPQIPEHQVRYKLGVPGKTKEGHDCYVHYDKDCTPVKSGSEAKANIKAPAKPACHPFDPNCGKFAQPSGVMAPKLSKDGIILPDPDCDPEIDYNCRLRRAEPAEAADEPAAAAAAEEKAADEPAKEAAVPHFEDFLRGIMRQHK